In Actinomycetota bacterium, a single genomic region encodes these proteins:
- a CDS encoding Coenzyme F420 hydrogenase/dehydrogenase, beta subunit C-terminal domain: MSQWRELFREIVATDVCCGCAACVLVCPHHVLGYDYAMEKPFQTDVERPDDCSHGQTGCDICARACPRLDHDAGIWRWNWPELEQHLFGRIRGPDDLFGVHRQVVIARSSDPEVVAKSQDGGIGSALLLHGLETGTLDGAVVSAFDGASQMTQPALVTTPEEVLGTSRSRYTYCATPLALKAAFERRLRRVAMVGVSCEVSAAPMLAMSGVRKWSNRIALTIGLMCSETFLPEPFLEATLQGRYGIDMTRVAKINIKGRIVVTMDTGEDIEIPLAECRPMARTWGCPFCPDFSAEHADISLGGLGMEGWCIVVVRTERGEAFWDELVRSGRADVRPAETEPAVMDLLVRLARRQRRRPRNVERFMSEGREGPWTVIDTEAVLKRGSPEAAFAPAGSRPAEPLAATASAGASPRGEPPPVGDPTHEAPAKKAAPEA; this comes from the coding sequence GTGAGCCAGTGGCGCGAGCTTTTCCGGGAGATCGTTGCCACCGACGTCTGCTGCGGCTGCGCCGCGTGTGTGCTCGTGTGCCCGCACCACGTCCTGGGCTACGACTACGCCATGGAAAAGCCGTTTCAGACAGACGTCGAGCGCCCGGACGACTGCAGCCACGGACAGACCGGCTGCGACATCTGCGCGAGAGCCTGCCCGCGCCTGGACCACGACGCCGGCATCTGGCGGTGGAACTGGCCGGAGCTGGAGCAGCACCTGTTCGGACGCATCCGCGGTCCGGACGACCTGTTCGGCGTGCACCGGCAGGTGGTGATCGCCCGGTCATCGGACCCCGAGGTCGTCGCGAAGTCCCAGGACGGCGGGATCGGGTCCGCGCTGCTCCTGCACGGGCTCGAGACGGGCACGCTGGACGGTGCCGTCGTGTCTGCTTTCGACGGGGCCAGCCAGATGACGCAGCCCGCGCTGGTCACGACGCCCGAGGAGGTGCTCGGCACCTCACGGTCCCGCTACACCTACTGCGCCACGCCGCTGGCACTGAAAGCCGCCTTTGAGCGCAGGCTGCGCAGGGTGGCGATGGTCGGGGTGTCCTGCGAGGTCTCGGCCGCCCCGATGCTGGCCATGTCCGGAGTGCGCAAGTGGTCCAACCGCATCGCCCTGACGATCGGGCTCATGTGCTCCGAGACTTTTCTGCCGGAGCCGTTTTTGGAGGCGACGCTGCAGGGCCGCTACGGCATCGACATGACCCGCGTCGCCAAGATCAACATCAAAGGACGAATCGTCGTGACGATGGACACCGGCGAGGACATCGAGATCCCGCTGGCGGAGTGCCGTCCGATGGCCCGGACCTGGGGGTGCCCGTTCTGTCCGGACTTCTCCGCCGAGCACGCGGACATCTCCCTCGGGGGCCTGGGCATGGAGGGCTGGTGCATCGTGGTCGTGCGGACCGAGCGCGGGGAGGCGTTCTGGGACGAGCTGGTGCGTTCGGGCAGGGCCGACGTGCGGCCCGCGGAGACCGAGCCGGCGGTGATGGACCTTCTCGTGCGGCTGGCCCGCAGACAGCGGCGGCGTCCACGCAACGTGGAGCGCTTCATGTCCGAAGGCCGCGAAGGCCCCTGGACCGTGATCGACACCGAGGCCGTCCTGAAGCGGGGGTCGCCGGAGGCCGCGTTCGCGCCCGCGGGCTCACGACCCGCCGAGCCCCTTGCGGCCACTGCGTCGGCGGGGGCTTCGCCCAGGGGCGAGCCGCCGCCCGTGGGAGACCCGACCCACGAGGCACCGGCGAAAAAGGCCGCGCCGGAAGCCTGA
- a CDS encoding AMP-binding protein, whose amino-acid sequence MDLLTAHAASQPGKAAAVADGAVLTYAQLEERSNRLANALLAQGVASGDKCSSAGHNSLDQFVVSAATRKMRAVGVPMNYRLKPAEIRYQLRDSESVAVFCGPELVEAVDSVRAECPLLRLCVSWGQSSPPHGWRLLEEVIATGAPEPPPLAEGGLLGPSMTYTAGTTGNPKGAYRASGSDPSVVLSYIAEFGLRADDVHLIAGPLYHSAPAIFAAITLVLGGTNVVMPRFDPERALELIAGHGCTSAFMAPTLLQRIVDLPAEVLGRYDVSSMRCLIMAAAPCPYELKRRVMQLFGQTLYEFYGSSESGMNTLIRPHEQLAKPGSCGRVTEGVEIEILDEQAQQCPRGVPGEIWIKSPALITEYYRRPQETEASRRGEFFTVGDVGYLDDDGYLYIVDRKRDMIISGGVNIYSAEVESAIHSHPGVSDVAVIGVPDDQWGESVHAIVQPAPGADLTSEQIQRWVGERLADYKRPRSVEFRQLPRDLAGKIRKRELREPYWQGREARV is encoded by the coding sequence CTGGACCTCCTGACCGCTCACGCCGCTTCCCAGCCGGGCAAGGCGGCGGCCGTCGCCGACGGTGCCGTTCTCACGTACGCGCAGCTGGAGGAGCGGTCCAACCGCCTGGCCAACGCCCTGCTTGCGCAAGGCGTCGCATCCGGCGACAAGTGCTCGTCCGCCGGCCACAACTCGCTGGACCAGTTCGTGGTCTCGGCCGCCACGCGCAAGATGCGCGCGGTTGGGGTGCCGATGAACTACCGCCTCAAGCCGGCCGAGATTCGGTACCAGCTGCGGGACAGCGAGTCGGTTGCGGTGTTCTGCGGTCCGGAGCTGGTCGAAGCGGTGGACTCGGTGCGGGCCGAGTGTCCACTGCTCAGGCTCTGCGTCTCGTGGGGGCAGTCGAGCCCGCCGCACGGCTGGAGGCTTCTGGAGGAGGTCATTGCCACCGGGGCCCCCGAACCTCCGCCGCTGGCAGAGGGCGGCCTCTTGGGGCCCTCCATGACCTACACCGCCGGGACGACCGGCAACCCGAAGGGGGCCTACCGCGCATCGGGCTCGGACCCGTCGGTGGTGCTTTCCTACATCGCCGAGTTCGGCTTGCGGGCCGACGACGTCCATCTGATTGCCGGGCCGCTTTACCACTCGGCCCCCGCGATCTTCGCCGCCATAACGCTGGTGCTCGGGGGGACGAACGTCGTGATGCCGAGGTTCGATCCCGAGCGGGCGCTCGAGCTGATCGCCGGACACGGCTGCACGTCGGCCTTTATGGCGCCGACTCTGCTGCAAAGGATCGTGGACCTGCCGGCCGAGGTGCTGGGCCGCTACGACGTTTCGAGCATGCGGTGCCTGATCATGGCCGCCGCCCCCTGCCCGTATGAGCTCAAGCGCCGGGTGATGCAGTTGTTCGGTCAGACGCTCTACGAGTTCTACGGCTCCAGCGAGTCCGGCATGAACACGCTGATCCGGCCGCACGAGCAGCTCGCCAAGCCCGGGTCGTGCGGCCGGGTCACCGAAGGCGTGGAGATCGAGATCCTCGACGAGCAGGCGCAGCAGTGCCCGCGGGGGGTGCCGGGGGAGATCTGGATCAAGTCGCCTGCGCTGATCACCGAGTACTACCGCAGGCCGCAGGAGACGGAGGCGTCGCGGCGCGGGGAGTTTTTCACGGTCGGAGACGTCGGATACCTCGACGACGACGGCTACCTGTACATCGTGGACCGAAAGCGCGACATGATCATCTCCGGCGGGGTGAACATCTACTCGGCGGAGGTCGAGTCGGCCATCCACTCCCATCCCGGCGTCAGCGACGTGGCGGTGATCGGAGTCCCGGACGACCAATGGGGGGAATCCGTGCACGCGATAGTCCAGCCGGCCCCCGGAGCGGACCTCACCTCCGAGCAGATCCAGAGGTGGGTGGGGGAGCGGCTGGCCGACTACAAGCGCCCCAGGTCGGTGGAGTTCAGGCAGCTGCCCCGCGACCTGGCGGGCAAGATCCGCAAGCGGGAGCTCCGCGAGCCGTATTGGCAGGGCCGGGAGGCGAGAGTGTGA